In Dermacentor silvarum isolate Dsil-2018 chromosome 2, BIME_Dsil_1.4, whole genome shotgun sequence, the following proteins share a genomic window:
- the LOC125943052 gene encoding uncharacterized protein LOC125943052, protein MELFLASGPIPEHDEIRVLGLFIHKHKRVDTTTAKLRKVGDQVGRMVRRVSNKRGGLRCKDALRLAHAFVTSRVLYSTPYLHLRKYDENALEVILRKMYKRALDLPITTSNHRLMGLGMVNTFAELREAHLTNQYTRLSKTPSGRRLLARLHIQHPTLTEERVRIPEVWRYALHVRPLPANMTRDDHSGRCLARAEALARHYGNKHGIFYVEASSPQHGGWYTAAVVHENVAVNGLTFRAQDITHAEEVAIALAAADQDSRVIITDSRGACRNIEQGYIPLIASRILQNSDYLGAPASRMIVWAPAHMGLEGNETADAAARALTLRATPSDPSEMDPEPNPALTFREITQLYQFGHAIYPKPCKGLTKAEERTLLRLYTKTLLCPAVLKHFDPACTGKCPHCAEKSSDIFHMVWACKSTPNLTPKPNPTREDWEAALLGCSDLASQKALVDRAQAAAAANGLL, encoded by the coding sequence ATGGAGCTATTCCTGGCCAGCGGCCCGATACCCGAACACGATGAGATTCGAGTGCTTGgtctctttatccacaaacacaaaCGAGTTGATACAACAACAGCCAAATTgcgtaaggtgggggaccaggtgggccggatggtccgccgggtttccaacaaacgcggggggttacggtgcaaagacgccttgcggctggcgcatgcattcgtgaccagtcgagtcctctactcgactccttacctccacctgcgcaagtatgacgagaacgccctcgaggtgattctcaggaagatgtacaagcgtgcccttgatctcccgataaccacgtccaaccaccgcctcatgggcctggggatggtaaacactttcgcggagctccgggaggcacacttgacaaatcaatatacaagactttcaaagacgccgtcgggacgccgcctattagcccgacttcacatccagcacccaacactgacggaagagcgcgtacgcatccccgaagtctggaggtacgccctgcacgtgcggcctcttccggccaacatgacacgtGACGACCACAGTGGCAGGTGCCTTGCGCGGGCGGAGGCACTGGCCCGCCACTATGGGAACAAACACGGAATCTTCTACGTGGAGGCCTCCAGCCCTCAACAtggggggtggtacacggccgcagtcgtccatgaaaacgtcgcggtgaatggcctaacattcagagctcaagacataacacatgcggaggaagttgccatcgcgctagctgccgcagaccaggactcgcgcgtcatcattaccgactcgagaggggcctgcagaaatattgaacaggggtacattcctctcattgcgtctcgcatccttcaaaacagtgactacctcggggcccccgcgtctcgaatgatcgtatgggctcctgctcatatgggcctcgaaggcaacgaaacggcagacgccgctgcccgcgcgctcactctccgggcaacgccttcagacccttccgaaatggatcccgaacccaatccggccctaacttttcgagaaattactcaactataccaattcggccacgcaatttatcctaagccctgtaagggccttacaaaggcagaggaacgtacactcctccgcctttacaccaaaacactgctgtgcccggcagttttaaagcactttgatcctgcctgtacaggaaaatgcccgcattgtgcggagaagtcttcggacatcttccacatggtgtgggcatgtaaatcaaccccgaacctcaccccaaaaccaaaccccacccgggaggactgggaggcagccctgctcggctgctccgacctggcgagtcagaaggccctggtcgaccgagcacaagccgcggcggccgccaatgggctcctgtaa
- the LOC125943053 gene encoding cuticle protein 10.9-like: MSAATQSSHAAAAFFAKLLVFCLIVCAYAQDPVNPPQPYTFGFENVDEYGTQLYHKESGDASNAKKGSYGYKDAAGLFRRVEYVADLNGYRATVDTNEPGTAPGQTGDAVFNANPIVVPFAKSASAPVPAFAPKPVGAGGIQLPWSI, encoded by the exons ATGTCCGCCGCCACACAGTCCAGCCACGCCGCCGCCGCATTTTTCGCCAAG CTGCTAGTCTTCTGCCTCATCGTCTGTGCCTACGCTCAAGATCCGGTCAAC CCTCCACAGCCGTACACATTTGGCTTCGAGAATGTGGACGAGTACGGCACGCAGCTCTACCACAAAGAGTCGGGCGATGCCAGCAATGCCAAGAAAGGCTCGTATGGCTACAAGGACGCTGCAGGCCTGTTCAGACGCGTCGAGTACGTGGCTGACCTGAACGGCTACCGCGCCACAGTGGACACCAACGAACCGGGAACCGCGCCTGGACAAACGGGCGACGCCGTCTTCAACGCCAACCCAATTGTCGTCCCCTTCGCTAAGTCGGCCTCCGCACCTGTGCCAGCCTTTGCACCGAAGCCAGTCGGAGCCGGTGGAATCCAGTTACCTTGGTCGATCTAA
- the LOC125943051 gene encoding uncharacterized protein LOC125943051, which yields MAESALQLRAYDPEAMAWTTVPTTGDANSTVFPKIRSQALLQAAERRSQDKAKMTASNAAPAAGSLVGNMNAPATRATGRKGKAFTKWKPRPMIKPAPEDYVIVIKPRERVSLHEAFTETGYGTAISAYLGPERARATSVLPSRDQNIIIVHTPDIEAADRLIGDFAVNTEKGSVPLHGYLRQDGGNTCHGVIVVRNTDTTETLQHQVCWRAGTIVEIRKFGTSNKARITFAGKEKPRYVHYDNMVVSVQNYYKTIPACGQCGAVGHRGDACPNLQPNTCGLCGLHAPLVEGVRAPHNCVPRCSVCGGAHATNSRDCAAKFRTPKTAAKKSGKQKMTPKNKSRHLGQPSDQLPPHGGMEKRAAETHGKTGAWVNAVKNGRQVSNSGGAASSPPLTPLPSARSAEQDQIAALRAQNEMLLKKINELESKINQPLSPPSLPATEVMESELVEPKAATSAEAAFDARFEARFGAIDARFAALENQISMMVTAISKLQDTIPAMIAQQIAHSSRPSRRPGGPYKDVSGRPLKTSRRTPEVDDDDSCSLSGMEDSALLVSAGSGAASLQPNLSLTDHGEPS from the coding sequence ATGGCGGAATCCGCGCTCCAATTGCGCGCGTACgaccctgaggcgatggcgtggACCACGGTCCCCACCACCGGTGACGCAAATTCGACGGTTTTTCCGAAAATTCGGAGTCAAGCTTTACTTCAAGCGGCCGAACGCCGCTCCCAGGACAAAGCCAAGATGACGGCGTCCAACGCCGCCCCGGCCGCCGGCTCATTGGTCGGAAACATGAACGCTCCCGCGACGCGCGCCACGGGACGCAAGGGCAAGGCGTTCACGAAGTGGAAGCCGCGCCCAATGATCAAACCTGCTCCCGAAGACTACGTCATAGTAATCAAGCCCAGAGAACGTGTTTCTCTTCACGAGGCGTTCACGGAAACCGGCTACGGCACCGCCATCTCGGCGTACCTCGGGCCGGAACGGGCCCGCGCCACCTCCGTTCTGCCATCGCGAGACCAAAACATCATCATCGTGCATACCCCGGACATCGAGGCGGCCGACCGGCTCATCGGGGACTTTGCAGTAAATACCGAGAAGGGATCGGTCCCACTTCACGGTTACTTGAGACAAGACGGCGGCAACACGTGCCACGGAGTGATCGTGGTCCGTAACACGGACACCACGGAAACTCTTCAACACCAAGTGTGCTGGCGTGCTGGCACCATCGTGGAAATCCGAAAATTTGGAACATCCAACAAGGCACGCATCACCTTCGCGGGTAAGGAGAAGCCCCGTTACGTGCATTATGACAACATGGTCGTCTCTGTGCAAAACTATTACAAAACTATCCCCGCCTGCGGCCAGTGTGGGGCCGTCGGGCACCGCGGGGATGCATGTCCGAACCTGCAGCCGAACACGTGTGGACTCTGCGGACTCCATGCTCCGCTAGTGGAGGGAGTGCGGGCCCCTCACAACTGTGTTCCCCGTTGTTCTGTGTGCGGTGGTGCCCATGCCACCAACTCTCGCGACTGTGCGGCAAAATTCCGCACACCCAAGACGGCCGCCAAAAAGAGCGGGAAACAGAAAATGACGCCCAAGAACAAAagccgccatcttgggcaacCCAGCGACCAGCTGCCACCACACGGCGGCATGGAGAAACGAGCGGCGGAGACGCACGGCAAAACCGGGGCGTGGGTCAATGCCGTCAAAAACGGGCGCCAGGTGAGCAATTCGGGCGGGGCTGCTTCTTCCCCCCCTCTTACTCCCctcccaagcgcgcggagcgccGAGCAAGATCAAATAGCAGCACTCAGGGCCCAAAACGAGATGCTGCTAAAAAAAATTAACGAATTGGAATCCAAAATTAACCAGCCTctttctcctccctccctccccgcgaCTGAGGTAATGGAAAGTGAGCTCGTGGAGCCGAAGGCGGCAACAAGCGCGGAGGCCGCATTCGACGCCCGTTTCGAGGCCCGTTTCGGGGCCATAGACGCCCGATTCGCCGCCTTGGAAAACCAAATCTCAATGATGGTTACCGCCATCTCAAAATTGCAAGACACAATTCCCGCGATGATTGCCCAACAAATTGCGCACTCCTCGCGCCCCTCGCGCAGGCCCGGCGGTCCCTACAAGGACGTATCCGGCCGCCCTCTCAAAACTTCTAGACGCACCCCCGAGGTAGATGATGACGACAGCTGCTCGCTCTCTGGTATGGAGGACTCCGCCCTCCTTGTGAGTGCTGGCTCCGGAGCAGCGTCACTACAACCCAACCTCAGCCTAACTGACCATGGCGAGCCGTCCTAA